The Salarias fasciatus chromosome 16, fSalaFa1.1, whole genome shotgun sequence sequence GGTCCCTTCAGGATGAGGATCTACGAGAGGGAGAACTTCGGAGGTCAGAGTCATGAGCTGATGGACGACTGCGACTCCATCCAGGAGCGTTACCGTCTGTCCGACTGCCAGTCTGCCCAGGTCCTGGACGGCCACTGGCTGCTGTACGAGCAGCCCCACTACCGGGGCAGGATGGTGTACCTGAGGCCCGGAGAGTACCGGAGCATGAGGGACATGGGCATGGGTCCCATGGACATGAGGATTGGATCCATTAGACGTATCATGGAGTCCTGTTAGTCACAGCAAACTGCACACTGACAAATGTTGTGTTTAACTTGAATAATAAAATTGTTCAAATTGAAATTCATTTTTCCAGCAAGTATTTCATCTTTGACCATGACCTGTGACCAAACCTGGGGGTGTGAATACAGCTATTTAGTTCTACAACACATTTT is a genomic window containing:
- the LOC115403542 gene encoding gamma-crystallin M3-like, translated to MGRIIFYEDRNFQGRSYETSSDCAELTSYLSRCNSCRVESGCFMVYERPNFMGHQTLARRGEYPDNQRLMGMTMSDCIRSCRMIPMHRGPFRMRIYERENFGGQSHELMDDCDSIQERYRLSDCQSAQVLDGHWLLYEQPHYRGRMVYLRPGEYRSMRDMGMGPMDMRIGSIRRIMESC